GAGATGTATTATCCGGTAGTCATTCTATACGAGAGGCGACAAAGAAGTATCATATTTCTAGTAAAAGTGTTTTGACGAGATGGATCTCCAAGTATACTAATGGGGTAGAAATAAAATCTACTCGTAAAGTATCTCGTATGAACAAAGGACGTAAAACCACTTTCGAAGAACGCATTGAAATTGCACAGTATACGATCGCAAACGATCTGGATTATCAGAAATCCATGGAGAAATATGATGTTTCTTATTCACAGGTGTACGCATGGGTTCGTAAATATAAATCTGGCGGTGAGGAAGCCCTCAAGGACAATCGCGGTCGTAACAAGCCTGCGGAAGAGTTGGATGATCATGAACGACTCAAGCTTCGGATCAAAGAATTAGAAGCACGGAACGAGTATTTAGAAATGGAGAACGCTCTGGCAAAAAAGTTGGCAGAGATCCGGCGACGACATACACGCTAACGTTAGTCCGACATGCAGACTGGTATCAAGCTATCCAAGAACTGCACGCTGAGAAAGGCTATGCCGTCACGAAGCTGTGCAAGCTAGCCGGAGTCGCTCGATCTGCCTATTATAAATGGCTAAAATGGAAACCATCCATCAGGGAACTTGAAATCCTTTCATTGGCGAAGGAAGCGAAACTTCTCTATGACAAGAGAAAGGGTGTACTTGGTTATCGTCAAATCCGCACACAATTGAACCGGAAACTCAAAAAGAGTTACAACAAAAAACGTTATTATCGAATCATGCGCGCTCTTGAATTAAAAGCGGTGATTCGCAGGAAACGACCGAATTACGTGAAATCCTCTGCAATACATGTGGCTGAAAATGGGATGAACCGCGGGTTTCACGCGGACTCTCCCAATTTAAAGTGGTGCACAGATGTCACAGAATTGAAGTATGGGAATGGTCGTAAAGCCTATCTGAGTGCTATCGTTGATGTATACGATAACTCCATCGTTTCATGGGTGTTAAGCCCCTCCAACAACAAAAAACTCGTCATGGATACGGTGAATAAGGCCTACTGGAGGACTCCACTTCTGCATAGCGACAAAGGCTTCCAGTATACTTCACATGAATACAGTCTACTTCAGCTTAAGTACGGTTTTACTAAAAGTATGTCTCGGGTGAGCCGATGTCTAGATAATCAACCATTGAACGATTTTGGGGTACATTTAAGGCAGAAAGCTTTTATCTAAGGAAACACGACACCTATGAAGACGTTCTCAAAGACGTGAGAAATTATATCCACTACTACAACAATTACCGCTATACAGAGCGTTTAAGTGGCCTGTCTCCCAGCGAATATCGAAAACAAGCTGCATAAAAATGAGAGAAGAAAATAAAACCCTCAGTTCAATTTAACAGAACTGAGGGAAACAAACTAACTGTTTTTGTTTTTTTACACTGTCTACTTGACAGGGGGCACTTCAGACTTAACTCAGCGGGCTTTTAGTATGGCGAATTCGTTAAATGTCACATTACTGCTGTTTGAGTAGGGGGAATCCTTATTTTCTAGCTATAGGCACTGAGAATTGGGCTTCCGGAATCCACCGGTTCCGGTAGAAATCTCGTCCCTTGATTGAAACGTGATCCTCAAAGACCTCGACATAAAGCCCCTCACTTTCTTTTGGGTCTACCATCGTTTCTCCTCCCGCGTTATTCTCTGTCCACAACTGATAGACCGAAGAAGAGTTTATCATCGTGAACGTATCCCGGACCAGCGTTCGGGGCAGTTTCAATTCCCAATGTGTATGACCACTGAAAAAAAATACTTCGGAGTATTTGGAAAGAATCTTTTTGAGTGCTTCATGTTGTATTACCGCACGGTTGTTTACACAGCAAAAGGAGGTTCCGGATACGGTATCCGGAAGAGGTTGATGTAAAAACACGAAGACAGGTTTTTTGTTTTTGCTTCGATTCTCCAACATATGGTCAAGCCAGCTAAGCTGCTCATCGGATAAATAGGCATCCTCAAGATTATCAGGGTTAGACTGCCTATATTGTTCGGACCCAAGGAAAAGAAACGAATAGCCCTTTACTTTTTTCTCGTAATATACTTTGGGCTGCTTTGCAAATTGTAGGAACCGGGTGATCGATTCCCGATCTGTGATTCCATTAGGAAACGTATCCGGACTCCACTTTCCGTCAGCGTTCGTCCAAGCCTGATAAAACTCGTGATTCCCGATAGTATAGAACATGTTGCCGGGATGAGGGACCTCCTTCAGCAGTTCTTTGAGTTTTGTGTAATCCGCTATTTTTCCATCCGTCAGATCCCCATTGATCACCATGGCGTCAGCTTTGGGATTAATGCGGTGTAAATCCTGCAGGGCCGCCTTAAATTTATCATGCGAGCGGCTATCCCAGGATTGAACATGGATGTCGCTAATGACCGGGAAAGTCAGTTTGGGCTTGGATACGTATCTTTCAGACCGGGCTTCAGCTTGAAAAGCAAAGGAAGAGCATAATAAGGTTAATGCCGCCGTACAAGTCACCATCCATTTTCTCATGACCTGAGTCTCCTTTCTTCTTCAACCTTTAAACACTCCCCCGCTGCTCCTGTAATCTCACCTCCTTTTCATAAAAATATCATAAATTACCATACATTACTATAGTCAAGAATAGATTAATAGATTATGTTTTGCGGCTAAAGTTTCATATAAGAACCATGGGGTCTGAACACCCTCCGTGCAGCACGGCACGCCGGAAGAGACGGGCGCCAGGAAAAAAACGGTGAGCGTAACATTCATTCATCCTTGTCGAACATTGTAACTTGGTTGTAACGATCCTTTTTTTTATGTGTAGTAGAGTAGGAAATGAGTTTACTAGTTACATAGATTGAATAATAAAATAAAAAGAAGGTAGATTTCATGAGACAAAGAAGTGATAAAGCAAGAAGGAAAAAAATAGTGGGACGTACTTTACTGGCTGTAGTATGTCTGCTAATCGGGATCGGTATATATTCCTTATTTTCATCAGTCGTTCTATCCGTAGATGCCAAAGAACATCACGAAACACCGGCTTCTTTCCCCGCTTATGAGGTCGTGAATATGAATAAAAATTCTCCCATTGAATACGGCGGGGTAAAACGTAAAATCGTATACCTGACTTTCGACGACGGACCGAGCCCGTATCAGGGGGAATTCCTGGATGTTTTAAAGCAAAATAACGTGAAAGCCACTTTCTTTATGGTAGGACAAAATATGACGCCCGAACGGGAAGCGAATATGAAACGGGTAGTGGAAGAGGGTCATTATGCGGGTCTTCACAGCTTTACCCATGATTATAAGCGTTTGTATAAAAGCGGGGGATCGGCCAATTTTATTGAAGAAAACAAGAAAACTGCAGCATTAATAAAAAAGATAACCGGGTCTGATCCCCACTTGATAAGAGCACCTTACGGCAGCGCTCCGCAAATCGGGGAGGCATTCCGGGGGGATATTGCGAACGCTGGATTTAAACTTTGGGACTGGACTATTGATTCGGAGGACTGGAAATATTTGGATCATCCGGCTAGGATAATGAACAATGTGATTCCCAATTTTCACCGCGATGTGGAAGTCATCTTGTTTCATGAGAAAAAAACAACACTAGACATTTTGCCACAAATAAGTTTGAAGCATACAACGAAAAGGAGCATTTCCCTTAAACTTCCATCATGATAACCGCCTCTAGTTAAAACAGTATAGTGGATCAAAGAAAGTAGAAAAGAGGAGATTAGCTTGGACTTACGGAAAATCACATTCAGCATAATAGCAGCATCAGTAATATTTGGTTTAACAGGCTGCTCGCAGCCTATAGATCATACTTTAAGCACTTACTCGAAGGCTCTGGAGGCCGAAAATAATGGCCAGGATCAGCTTGTAACGCTGGCCGGGGAAGAGAAGAAAGGCCAGCAAACGTATCAGCTTCTTTTGGAAAAAGGGAAAGCTGACAAAAAACCGCCGGAAGAAACATTGAAAGAATGGAAAGGAAATATTGAACAAAGAAAGCAACTGCTAGACCAGAAAAAAACAGGCATTACACAGGCGGAAGAAAGACTGAAAGGCATTGATAGTGAGATCGGCAAAATTAAAAGCGGGGAATTAAAAGAAAAAGCTGTAAAAATGAATCAGGCTTACCAAGATAGAATAAAAACTTTTGGGGACCTTTATGGAGCTTACGAGAAAGCCTTTGAACAAGAAGAAGAGTTAGTAAAAAGCTTTGAAAAAGTTCCTACCGACTTAAATGAAATCAAGACTAAGGTAACTTCTTATAATGATTCTTATCAGAAAGTAAACGAGCTTAAAAATAAACTCAATAAAGAAACAGACCAGTTTAACCAAGCCAAAGATTCACTCTATCAATCTGCTGTTAAGAAAGGATAGATAGAAGAGCCCATAAATCGGATATTGTTTTATGGCTCTTTTTTTACTTTAGTTACGATTCCATTGACTTGCCCATTCAGTATACTCGTTTTTCAATTTTGAATACATGTGAAGGTCAATAAAGTTTCTTCTGGATTTCTCGTATTGTCTTAATGTACCCTCAAATGAAAAACCGAGTTTATTCAGAAGTTTGATCGAGTTCTTATTCTGGGGTTCTACTTTTGCTTCAATTCTGTTTAGGTTTAAATCGTTATATGCATAATGTAATAAAGCCAGAACAGCTTCAGGAGCAAAACCTTTCCCCCAAAAATCTTTGCCTAAATCGTAGGCAATTTCCGCTCTGGCGTTTTCAAAGTCAAAATAATTAAAGCCACAAGAACCAATAATCTGATCCGTCTTTTTCAAAAATATAGAATAACGGATTGCTTTACGTTCTGACGTCAATTTACTCAGAAAATGAATCATTTCCACTGCTTGGTCAACATGCTGAAACGGTGCAATATTCATAAATTGTGTAACATCAGGGTCAGACCAAAAAGAAAATAAAGCGGGTGCATCGTTAATTTTTATTTGACAAAGTCTTAATCTTTCTGTTTGCAATTCAGCATTCACTAATTATATCCTCCGTTTGTTTATAGTTTGGATTGAGTATATGAAAATGGTACCAGGTATTGTTTATTCCTTTCTGTAAAACGTGCTTATATACTATTTTAGCATACCATTTTATCTTATGTCTTTTAACAATATTTTCACGGATTCCAAAGGGGACGTAAGCTCTTCGGGATATATCCCGCCTCTGTTTACAAGCCATTTGCTCCTTATATGGTTTCTAAACAGTTTAAAGCGGCCGGTTAGACCGCTTTTTTCTTTCAGCTTTTCTTTTTCAAAAAAACAATCTCCTGTACAGTTGGTTCCAGAGGCAGTTGTAAGCTTTTGGCCATTCCGGCGGGGTTCACTGAAAATGTTACAGGCAGTCCTGCCTCGGAAAGAAAAATGTTACTCTTATCATGAATTAACTCCCACTTGAACGTTCGGAACGTCATGCTAAGGTCATCACCATTCATTATGATTTCTATTTTTTCGTATGCAGGGTGCTCATAGACTCCGGTATAGTCCTTAAGGGGCAGGGAAGCTGGCTCCGGTTGTTCCATAACAGATGACATGAGGTCGTCTGTTACCATTACCATGTCATCAAGTTCCTTTTGTTTTTGCTTAAAACGCTGATTCCAGCCCACTTGTTTCACACCCAGCCATTCGTCATAAATATGGTAAGCTATACAATCCGTCAAAAGTGTCGATTCCCTGTTTACAAGAGCCACAATACCAATGTTATCATCGGGCATAAAAGACATATGAGCATAAAAACCGTCAATACTGCCTGAGTGGTGGATCATGCGGTGTCCGCGGAATATATCAATAAACCAGCCAAGCCCGTAGGTAGAGAAGGGGATTTCGGGAAATTTACCGGGACCTGTGATCATGTTCGGGAAATGTGTTTCCGCCAGCCTCTCTTTTGAAATAAGCCTGTTCTCCTTAGCATTACCTTGGTTTAGCTGGAAGGAAACCCATTTCGCCAAATCCGCGACTGAAGTCTGCAATGCCCCGGCAGTACCCGCTACATCTGTCGAAAAAGGAATTTCCGTATTTTGTCCGTCTACTTTACATAAGGAAGGGCATAATTTTCTGTCTGTTTTACTTCTTCTAAGGTCAGGTAAGTATTCTGCATGCCAAGTGGGGCAAGTATCCGCTTTTGTGTCCATTCTTCCCATGAGGTATCCGTTATGGATTCTATCAAAAAACCTAGCATAGTATACATAACGTTAGAATACTGCCATGTTTTTCGAAAATCTTCATTCGCTTCCAGTTAGAATCTGACTCTTTTACATACCAAGCGTTCAGTCAATTAAAACATATACCATCTTTTATGCAGAGTAAATTTTTTAGCTGCCATTTTATAAAAATTCAAGTAAAATAGGCATTGTAAAATCTATCCGAAAAAATGAAACTTATGAGGGAAGATCATCTGGTTTGAAAGCCTCAGACAAATAAACAGACCCTTATTCGCACTTTGAATGGCTGTTTCAGATTCTTTCCCATCTCGTACACCACAGCGGCCAGCTTGTTGCTTATTTGACTCAATTGTCACCGGAAATTAAGGTTCGATTGTTTGAATAGGAGGACAATGTCATCCTGGTTAAGAATGTGAAAAAAATCACATATAATATTTGAAATGTATGTTAATCTATAGATGTAAAGAAGAAAAGGAGTGATTAAAATGAAACCAGCTGTTCAAGAAGATTTGGTAAGCAAATATATGCTTCAATTTTGCTACAATTGTGAAAAAAATCACGAATGTACAACGGAAGAACACTGCCGCCATTGTTTTGCCGAACAAGGGCTTCATGAAGCAGACCACGAACAGAATGAAACCAAACGATTGCTCCATATGGTCTATGCTTAATGAGCTGCATCTAAGAATCGTTCAGTCTTATATAAAATTTTCTGGAATTGCCTTCCCGCCTTTTTAGCAGAATTTAAGTCAGCTGAAAAGGTTTTTTCTTGTTTGGGGTGGCCTTGATAAACAATGAATTTGTTCGATGATTGACAATTCTACAAGAACAGGCGCATGATGAGGAAAAATGTGAAAGCTTTAGTAACAACTGGGATGAAGAGTAAGTAAGCTGCAGTCAGACTAACCAGAGAGCCAGTGGGTGGTGTAAACCGGATAGTCCCTGTAGCCGAATGGACTTCGGAGTTAGCTCATGGAACGGTAATCAAGTACGTGAGCCCGAGATTCTCACCGTTACCAGGAGAAGAGTATCGATAGCTTGATACATATGTACATAGCTTTTCGTACTTAATGAAAGAGCGACTCCGGCTATAGACGGGAGAACGAAAGGTGACACCGCGGGTAAGGGGCTGTCCCAAAATCATTGGAAATGACAGAAGAGGGATGATTCTTTTCTCAAGATTGTAAAACAAAAGAAAACCGTTCTTTAGTAAAATGGAAGTGACACCCACCATTTGTATATTCAATAGAAAAACTGCGCAGTGAAAAAGGATACGCTTTTTCGGTTCGACGTATGGTAGAACCGGAGAGTGTATTCGGGCAAATGAAAAATAACCGGGGATTCAGACAATTCCTGCTTCGCAGCTTAGCGAAAGTAAGCCTGGAGGTCGGGTGGCTTTCGCTTGCCCATAATCTGCTGGGGTGACAGACGATGAACCAAAAAGGTCGAGTTCGAGAGCCAATATGAGCTCTGACTCGACCTTTTTGTACAAAGATCAAGTTGATTTATAAGCCGTGGCTGTTTCACAGACAGCCCCTTTTTTGCTTTTTCTCGAGGATTAATTTAAGGGGTAATGGCCAATGGAGGACGGTTGGCGGTGGTTTACTCGATTATATCTGCAAAAGAAACAACGGCTTTTCATTAGACTTTTGAGGAGGATTAACTATGAACAAAGAACGTTGTTAACAGGGGACTGGGTAACCGGAAAACTCCATCTTGGCCATTATATTGGAAGTCTGCACAGCCGTGTAGAACTGCAGAGCAGGTGCGAGACCTTTCTTCTGCTTGCTGATGTGCAGGACCGACAACCCACTTTGATCAACCTAGTCTTGTCAAACAGCATCTATTCGAAATTGCCTTAGATTACCTAGCCGCAGGTATCCATCCGGATCAGTCTGCCATCATTGTACAATCGCTTGTTCTGGAGATAGCCGAACTGAAGGTATTTTATTCCATGTTCGTAACGGTGTCTGCGCTAAGCCATAACCTGACAGTGAAAATTGAATCGAAGGATAAAGGTTATCAGGACATGTATTACGGATTTCTCGGTTATCCGGTCAGTCAGGCGGCTGATATTACCGTATTTAAGGCAACGGTTGTTCCGGTGAAGAAGCCCAGACTTAAGGGAGGATTCCCTGGGAAAAATAGGGTGTATACATTGTAAGGCTCTTCTTACGGATTCTCTTGAATTCCTTCTGATGCGGATGCGGGAACGAAGAGCTTATTACGCAGCTCATCTAGGAACAGTTAAAGAAATAGTCTATGAAGGAACCAGGAAAGCACGTTCAATAACCTGCAGTACTATGGAAGAAGTAAGAGAGGCTATGACGATGAATTACTTTAAATAGAAATAGCCCTCCTTGGTATCTACTGGAAAAAGGCTGAATTATAAATTCTTAAAACCAGGCTGTCTCAGAAGTGGGTTTTCTTACTTGAAGGGGCAGCTCTTTACTAATAATCCTCCCACGATATTTGTGCTGATTAATCTGTTTCTAATCGATATACCTACTTATTGACTTATATAGTAAATTATCCCATTCGGAAGCGCTCTAACCACTGAAAGAGGCACAAAATCGACAAAAATAGAGAATACAAATTGTATACAATTTTGATAGAATGAAATTGTCAAGGGGAGATTATTTTTCATTATTATCGCTCACTACTTTATGAAGGGTTATACAATTTTTAATAATTTACTTATTTTATGAATTCTCTATCTATCAAAAACCCCTTGAATACAGTTTATAAAGGAGGTTTGGGATTAGTTAAATAAACAGAACGTATCTAAATTTATATTTAGCAAGCCAAATCGAACCAAGGTTAGAATTTTGAGTGAAGCAAGATTTCAAACATTTCCAAAATGGTCAGAGTTAATTGACCATTTAGCAGTTCATTTAAAGCTTCCGTTGTTTTTCCTGCCGCTTTACTATGATTCCTCGTATGTGTAAGAGATTTATCATCTTACTTAGAAGTGAGGGGGAGTCATGATAAAGGAACTAAGAAAAGATGTTCACTTTATTTTGGAAAAGGACCCGGCCGCCCGAAATAAGCTGGAAATTCATCTTATGCTATCCGGGTTTTCACGCTATAATCATGCATCGAATTGCGCATTTACTGTATCGGAGTCATTTTTTTCTACTGCCACGCATGCTTTCCTTGTTTAATAGATTCATAACAGGGATGGATATTCATCCTGAGCAAAAATAGGAGCTCCCATATTTATAGACTATGGTATGGGAGTAGTGATAGGTGAAACAACTTACATCGGCAGCAATGTAATCATTTATCAAAATGTAACTCTTGGCGGTACAGGAAAGGAAACGGGGAAAAGACATTCAACCATTGATGAAAACGTTACCATTTATGCGGGAGCCAAAGTGTTGGGTTCGATTAAAATAGGGAATCACTCTAAAATAGGAGCAGGGGCAGTTTAAATATCCTACAGTAGACTTACCAAGGCATTTATTTAAAGCGCTCTCACAGTGAATCGTCTTCTTTAGCAATTTCCAAGAATGATTGCCCAGTTCAAAGGATAAAAAACAGTGAAAAACTCAAAAGGAGGGTGACCTTTGAATAAACAAAGGAATTCTATAAGTAGACAACCGTATGAACACCAATTTGCCTATTGTGGTCTGCCAATCCATGAATTGTTCGAACAGCAGGTGGACCGGAACCCGGATCAAACCGCGGTTGTCTTCAAAAACGAACAGGTAACCTACCGCCAATTAAACGAGAGGGCCAATCAGTTAGCCGGAGTACTTATGGCTAGAAAGGTAACTACCGATACAGTTGTCGCCATTATGCTTGAAAAATCTGTAGAAATGATCGTAAGTATTCTCGCTGTGCTTAAGGCCGGAGGTTGTTATCTTCCCATTGATATAGACTATCCAGGGAATAGAATTCAGTACATGTTATCTGATAGTCAGGCAAAGATCTTGATTACCACGAAGGAAATATCGCAGAATATCCGCTTTGAAGGGGAACACGTACTGCTGTATGACGATTCGATCTGGCATTTTCCTAAAGAAAAACCGAACGTCAAAATTCAGTTAACCGATCTATATAAGTTGAATCAATATTCTTAGCAAACCTTGGCAAGGAAAAAGGAACCATTTGTCGAATAAGAAACAGATCAAGAATAG
This Paenibacillus larvae subsp. larvae DNA region includes the following protein-coding sequences:
- a CDS encoding helix-turn-helix domain-containing protein, whose translation is MSKRSPTSLEVKLRVVKRCLQNETNPSYEAKQLGIDKNTVTDWVRKYKADGLDGLKESRGCKAYSEDLQLAAIRDVLSGSHSIREATKKYHISSKSVLTRWISKYTNGVEIKSTRKVSRMNKGRKTTFEERIEIAQYTIANDLDYQKSMEKYDVSYSQVYAWVRKYKSGGEEALKDNRGRNKPAEELDDHERLKLRIKELEARNEYLEMENALAKKLAEIRRRHTR
- a CDS encoding IS3 family transposase; its protein translation is MHAEKGYAVTKLCKLAGVARSAYYKWLKWKPSIRELEILSLAKEAKLLYDKRKGVLGYRQIRTQLNRKLKKSYNKKRYYRIMRALELKAVIRRKRPNYVKSSAIHVAENGMNRGFHADSPNLKWCTDVTELKYGNGRKAYLSAIVDVYDNSIVSWVLSPSNNKKLVMDTVNKAYWRTPLLHSDKGFQYTSHEYSLLQLKYGFTKSMSRVSRCLDNQPLNDFGVHLRQKAFI
- a CDS encoding IS3 family transposase, which produces MERFWGTFKAESFYLRKHDTYEDVLKDVRNYIHYYNNYRYTERLSGLSPSEYRKQAA
- a CDS encoding metallophosphoesterase family protein; this translates as MRKWMVTCTAALTLLCSSFAFQAEARSERYVSKPKLTFPVISDIHVQSWDSRSHDKFKAALQDLHRINPKADAMVINGDLTDGKIADYTKLKELLKEVPHPGNMFYTIGNHEFYQAWTNADGKWSPDTFPNGITDRESITRFLQFAKQPKVYYEKKVKGYSFLFLGSEQYRQSNPDNLEDAYLSDEQLSWLDHMLENRSKNKKPVFVFLHQPLPDTVSGTSFCCVNNRAVIQHEALKKILSKYSEVFFFSGHTHWELKLPRTLVRDTFTMINSSSVYQLWTENNAGGETMVDPKESEGLYVEVFEDHVSIKGRDFYRNRWIPEAQFSVPIARK
- a CDS encoding polysaccharide deacetylase family protein, giving the protein MRQRSDKARRKKIVGRTLLAVVCLLIGIGIYSLFSSVVLSVDAKEHHETPASFPAYEVVNMNKNSPIEYGGVKRKIVYLTFDDGPSPYQGEFLDVLKQNNVKATFFMVGQNMTPEREANMKRVVEEGHYAGLHSFTHDYKRLYKSGGSANFIEENKKTAALIKKITGSDPHLIRAPYGSAPQIGEAFRGDIANAGFKLWDWTIDSEDWKYLDHPARIMNNVIPNFHRDVEVILFHEKKTTLDILPQISLKHTTKRSISLKLPS
- a CDS encoding YkyA family protein; the protein is MDLRKITFSIIAASVIFGLTGCSQPIDHTLSTYSKALEAENNGQDQLVTLAGEEKKGQQTYQLLLEKGKADKKPPEETLKEWKGNIEQRKQLLDQKKTGITQAEERLKGIDSEIGKIKSGELKEKAVKMNQAYQDRIKTFGDLYGAYEKAFEQEEELVKSFEKVPTDLNEIKTKVTSYNDSYQKVNELKNKLNKETDQFNQAKDSLYQSAVKKG
- a CDS encoding GNAT family N-acetyltransferase, with amino-acid sequence MNAELQTERLRLCQIKINDAPALFSFWSDPDVTQFMNIAPFQHVDQAVEMIHFLSKLTSERKAIRYSIFLKKTDQIIGSCGFNYFDFENARAEIAYDLGKDFWGKGFAPEAVLALLHYAYNDLNLNRIEAKVEPQNKNSIKLLNKLGFSFEGTLRQYEKSRRNFIDLHMYSKLKNEYTEWASQWNRN
- a CDS encoding DUF3471 domain-containing protein, with product MQTSVADLAKWVSFQLNQGNAKENRLISKERLAETHFPNMITGPGKFPEIPFSTYGLGWFIDIFRGHRMIHHSGSIDGFYAHMSFMPDDNIGIVALVNRESTLLTDCIAYHIYDEWLGVKQVGWNQRFKQKQKELDDMVMVTDDLMSSVMEQPEPASLPLKDYTGVYEHPAYEKIEIIMNGDDLSMTFRTFKWELIHDKSNIFLSEAGLPVTFSVNPAGMAKSLQLPLEPTVQEIVFLKKKS
- a CDS encoding serine hydrolase → MYTMLGFLIESITDTSWEEWTQKRILAPLGMQNTYLTLEEVKQTENYALPYVK
- a CDS encoding AMP-binding protein produces the protein MNKQRNSISRQPYEHQFAYCGLPIHELFEQQVDRNPDQTAVVFKNEQVTYRQLNERANQLAGVLMARKVTTDTVVAIMLEKSVEMIVSILAVLKAGGCYLPIDIDYPGNRIQYMLSDSQAKILITTKEISQNIRFEGEHVLLYDDSIWHFPKEKPNVKIQLTDLYKLNQYS